GAGGAGGTCACACTGCTCACTGTCATTCCCTGGTTCCACGCCTTTGGCTGCCTGACGCTGATAACCACCGCCTGCCGGGGAGCCCGCCTCGTGTATCTGCCCAAGTTCGAGGAGAACCTCTTCCTCGCGGCCATCGAAAAGTATCGTGTGATGATGGCCTTCATGGTGCCACCGCTGATGGTCTTCCTGGCCAAGCACCCAATCGTGGACAAGTACGATCTGTCCTCCCTGATGGTCCTGCTGTGTGGAGCAGCCCCACTGAGTCGCGAGACCGAGGATCAGATCAAGGAGCGCATCGGAGTGCCATTTATTCGGCAGGGCTACGGTCTTAGCGAGTCCACGCTGAGTGTGCTGGTGCAGAACGACGAGTTCTGCAAGCCCGGCAGTGTGGGTGTGCTCAAGGTGGGAATCTACGCCAAAGTCATCGATCCCGATACCGGCAAGCTCCTGGGAGCCAAAGAGCGGGGCGAGCTGTGCTTCAAGGGCGACGGCATAATGAAGGGCTACATCGGAGACACCAATTCCACGCAGACGGCCATCAAGGACGGCTGGCTGCACACCGGCGACATTGGCTACTACGATGAAGAGTTTGAGTTCTTCATTGTGGACCGCATCAAGGAGCTGATCAAGTACAAGGGCTACCAGGTGCCGCCCGCCGAGATTGAGGCACTGCTGCTCACCAACGAAAAGATAAAGGATGCGGCAGTCATTGGTAAGCCGGACGAGGAAGCTGGCGAGCTGCCGCTGGCGTTCGTGGTGAAGCAGGCCAATGTCCAGCTGACCGAAAACGAAGTGATCCAGTTTGTCAACGACAACGCCTCGCCCGCCAAACGACTAAGGGGTGGCGTGATCTTCGTGGACGAAATTCCAAAGAACCCCAGTGGCAAGATCCTGCGTCGCATCCTGCGCGACATGCTCAAGAAGCCAAAATCCAAGTTGTAAGGGGATCGCTCCCCTTTTGGGTGTGTGTACAAACAATTAACTATGTGtatgttttattattgctaaactttgttttataaactaCCAACTGGTTGGGTTTCGATTTACTCATATTTGGCTTTTCTTTCGAAGTTTTcgcttaaaacttaaatacaaataaaaactgctGGAATTCGAATGTGGCAGATTCACTGTGAACTCGCTGGAGCTTGGAAAACGCAGCTCCTGGTTGAATTACGTTAGATGTCCGAACTATCAATAACAAGTTATATATAAACAACTACATACATTCGTTCTCAACTTGTAACAAACTTGACTTctgttttttcttgttgtcGCTTTTATATAGACTCATTATTAATTTCGTATggtgtatacatatatatatatttatttgaaatatttaactactCTTCTGCTCTGCTTTGTAAATAgttgtttaacattttttgttttttttttttgggaaaagttgtatttctcgCTAAGTCGCAGCAAATTGCATGTATTGGATTCATTTGTGTTTCCGGTATATAAAGAGGTTTGGTTTATATGTCTGTTCTCTAGCATTAGTTCACTAATTATTGTGTATGAAACCTTAAATGTAAGAGAAATGCCTTGGTTTCTATAACGGAAATATCATAGTTTGTGTAAAATCCAACTCTGCCCATCCAGCACCTGCATTTCGCCCCTGCTCCTGTTTCCGATCCCTTCGAGCAGCGCCGCTTCCTGTGCCTTCTTACAGTACATACTTATTGTTGCAATGCTAATCGACTTGGTGCATGTCTTACACTTAAACCTAGTTGACAAATTAGATGCGTAAATTCAGTTGCTCACTTCGTTAGTTTCTTTCGCTTTGACTTTACATTTACAAAGTTAAATAAGACGGTGCAGTTTAAAATTAGCTCGCTCTTTCCTCATCTACTCCTTGGGGCATTTCTAGTTTCCTTCTTTTGGCACAATCTTGACAACAAATTGGTTACTCTGATTGTCACTTGTGAACAAAACTTAATTGTGTTTCTATGTATGtttgagtgtgagtgtgttaaTATATTgctaaaattgtattttgatcCCTGGGACCATATAAAAGTCGAGAGACTCCAACCACAGCAGAGGGCAATGGTAATTGCAATCGCATGATGACTGGTGAGAATAATGGATACGGACCGCCGAACCCGAGTTCTGCCTAAGGCGAAGAAGATGATAGCAGCAGACTCAACAAGCTGCCACGATTAGTTTCCGATTCTGCCGAAGATCACACAATTATCTCCATGCGGTTCGCCTTGCGCGTGACCTTAGGTGGGCCTTGTGCTAGGTCCGACATGCCGCCGTATTTGAACGAGAAGATGACAGTTTGTTGGCCGAAATTTGCTTCAAATCTGAAAGGTTGATGCAGTTAGATGTGCTTACTAATAAACACCTATGTTGTTTGTCCTTACTCAGTGCTTATGTGTATCTCCGGCGGTTTGCCTGTGGCATTTTGTATGACTAGAAACATTTTGGTCACGATTTCAATTACATGACCCGTTTGAAACACGAAGTCTCCCTTTTTCCGTCCAAACTCAGACTGAAAAACATACAATTAATCGATTTTCACTATGAATTAACTGATACATACCGCCTTTACGTGGAACACAGCAATGTCATCCAGGTAGGGGCTCAGAGACATCCGGTAAATCTCCGATGCAGGCACTCTGTACTTGATTTGCAGCGTTCGCTGatccaacagcagcagcgatgAGGTGGACAATACCAGCAAAATGGGCACAAACTGAAAGCGAGCAATATGATTCTAAAAAAACCTACTATAGAATCGAATTTTAGAGCTTACCTTTCCACTGGAGCGCGCTATTTTGTTGATTATATCTGCAAAGACCACATACTGATCGTTAGTCTCGGCGCAGATCTTCTTCCACTGCTGGTTGTGGCGCAGTCGCACATAGTCGCCCACAAATGGATGGCCCACGCTGCGGaagaataattaaatatttatttaagggcaagaagctaaattaaaataaaatcaagtaTATACGTACCTTCGTGCATAGGAGGCTTTTCGGTCCTTAAAGATTATACTGGCTGTGACCTTCTCTCGCATTCGATTGCGTGCTGTCTGGTCAAACGAGTTCCGGTAGACATAGCACTTCCAGCGATGGTAGATGGATCGCAACTGTCGCGAGGCATCTGCCAGAAAAACAGGAGCCGCTGGCCATTCTGAAGAAAGCGGGCTCAACGTGTTGGGGGGCAGACGCAGGGGGATAGTCAGCAGGAACTGCTGGATCTTCCACTGGCGGTAGTAACGCCCTATCACTTCGATGGCCCATTTAACCTGGCGTTTGTACTTCAAGGACCGATACTCCTCGCGGGCctaaaggaaaataaataagttgtGAGTCagagaaaagcaaaaaatattttaaaaacatgaaaataagGCATGCAATTCTTACAACACGATATAAACTCCACAAATGCCTACGACCAGTGAAGGGAATGCCAAATCGGCACTCCTAACATGCAGAAAGTGAAAGTAAAGTAAAGGACATCATGCaagtaacaatttttatagaaatctGCTCACCCGCCACGTGCGCCAGGCGCTCGAGATGATCATCTGACTGCGCCGCATTCGCTGAAAACGCTTCCTCGCATGGTACATACGAAACATCTTCTGGATGAGCACGGCCAGCTCGCTGATCCGCAGGCGGCGGAACTGCTCCAGCTCGAAAACGGTGCGCGGACTGCGCACGAACACATTCTTGGTGCCGATCGTGAACTCCGCCGAAGGCAGCGGCAAGTTGCGTATAATCAGAGCGATGCCCTCCACCTGGCTGCCACCGTGGAAGTGGGGCCAAGTGAGGCTGTTGAGCAGCTTGTAACGGTGAAAGAACTTGACGTGCAGTAGGTGGAAGCAGTGGCCGGTGCGGCACAGGTGGACCAGCGGCATGAGCGACATGTACCGCACCTGGTGCTGCACCAGCGCCATATCAAACTGGTGCGGCTGTTTGCCCTCGTTGGGCTTGATGCAGAATACATAGTGAGAGCGGCGGTGCTTTGCGATGGCCAGCAGCGTCTGCAGCTGTGTTCGGATGTTCGAGCTTAGCGTGCTGGGCTTCTTGGTGGCCTGCCGTCGGGGATTTCCCTCGGGAAATAGGCTCTGCACTAGAGAGAGTTTACTCTGGTAAAAGCCAGCACTGATGTACTTTGGCAGCATGTCTGAATTCTTCTCAAGAAACCGATGTATTGAGTAGTTTACCACACTCGCAAAGTGACGTATTCTGCAAATACAATACCGtgaatgtttaataaaaatataccttAAAAACATGTTTAGGAACCTACTGAAAGCACATAGAGTTACTGCCGGTGGTCATAAAGTTTGGATGCCCCGCACAACACTGCTGAACTCGTAAAAGCAAAGCCTCGTTACTATTTAGATGGGATTCGTTGATTAAGCTAAGGATGCCGTAGCTGGGCTTGTCTATCAGCTCACAAATTGACTCATTGTCGAAATAGTCAATCCGCGACCACTCCAATCCTTCTCGGATATATAGTTCTTGCTCAGAGCGCAGTACATGGAACACAAAATTCTGAAATGAAAGAACGATTTCAATTTAAGTAATAAAATTGGAAATCTCCACAACGGACAATAAGTgcatttaagtatattttaaatgtttctaagTAGAAATTTTGACTTGCCTGATGGATCTTCTCCGCACTGTAATTAATGGCAAACTGCTCAAAGGAGTTGTGCTCCAGCACTTCGAATCCATAAAAATCAAGCAACGCCAGGTTCTTTTCGCGCTGAGTCGATTTCAGGGACTCATTAATTTTGTTCACCAGCCAGGTGAAGAGGCGGCTGTAGAGAGTACGACAGAGGGTGTTTCGGTTGGTGGCCGCTTGTCTGGCATCCATTTCACAGCCCACATCCTCTTGAGCACTGTTCGAGCTATTAGCTCTGGTCAAACAGTTGATCAGGATTTGGGCTTCTATATTAAGGAGCTGTGCTGTCTCTTGAACCTCTGCAAATGAAAACGTATTAAGATCATGTCCATTGAAACTCAATTAAAGCATACCGTAAACATTGGACACCTGACAACCCTCGGTACCATCAATGTTGGTAATAggtacgaaaataaaatttcccaACTTAAGAACAACAGCGATAACCCGAAAAATAGAGTTGCTTTCCTCACAGCTAAGGCCCAATACATCCAAAGATCGCTGAAATTGAAGAGTAGACATAAGCTATAGTTTATTTGGTGGAACATTAATTGTTTCAATGAATAGCCCACCTTGGTATAATGAAAATTCATACGATCCTCCTCCATGGCAGTTGTGTTGCGCAGCAGCTCGTACTTCTCTACATTTCGATACAGCTTAAGCGCTTCTGTTAAGATTTAATTCTTAGTAAAGGTATAAACAGTTTTCAACTTTATATTACTTAGCAACTGAAGATCAGCCCCTAATAGTAACTGGTAAAATATGTGAAAATTTCGCTCTCCGATGACAGTGTCTGTTATACGGGTCTGAGGgcagaaaataattaaataataacaattttagtGTTATGAAATGATTAAAACTAGATCAAACCTTTTCCAGCATATCTTAAGTGTAAGCAcgacaaaataaatatcatcataaatatttttatttatttccaagaGGTTTTACTTACAGTGGGTTATGTGCACGCCCATCGGATCGCCCTTAAAGTCAATTTCGATATCGAATAACTTTCCCTGAAAACCCAAAGGAAAAAAtaggttaaataaaattaccatattatttttctaatctTACGCTACTCACATATCGGCTGGAATTGTTATTCTTCAGCGTGCAGGCGTTGCCCATGGCCTCCAGGAACACATCCGCACAGGTGACGCACTCGCGCATCCTCTGCGTTGGCGACTTGTGGCGCCTGTGcagcgaggagctggccgAGGGCGTGGGTGAAACGGAGCTGGGCGGCGGGGGCGGCAGATCGCCCAAGACCTTGCTCAGCTTGTGTGCATCGTACAGCGATATACGTTGCGTGGAGCCCATTAGGGAGCTTCGATCCCGATCACGTTCCCGCTCCGGCTGGCTCTCAGTTGAGTGCTGGCGAATCAGGTTGGAGCAGCTGCCGCGATGTGGATGAGCCGGGTGGGCGGCGGTGGTGCTGGCTATGGTGGACAAACGGCAGGTGCTGCCTCGCAGCTCATCCCGCTCCTCTTTCTCCAGGCTCTGGGCACGGACGCACTTGCTGTGGCCGCATTGGCGACAGCCGCCGTAGACGGAGGGCACAGCATACTTGGGCGAACCCTTGGCAGCCGCGGGCAAGGCAGTGCAGGCGCCTACTTGGGTCTGCTGGTGCTTGAAGCACGACTTGGTCGGGTGCAAGTGGTGGGCATGCGATTCGAGCAGGCTGCTGATGTTCTCGCTGCTCTTGTGGTGCGAGAAATCAAAGTCGACGATCTTCTCGCGCATATGGCGCCTGCTCTGGCGCTCAATGCTCTCAGCCCGCGTCCGCGAACGCTGCGACGGTCCTGGCGAGGGGCTCTGTCGCCGCGAAATAGTGGCCGGCGGATTTTCCGCCCTGTTCTTGCATATAATAAAGTTGGCAGTGCCGGAGCAGCTGCTGGAGGCGCGCCTGTGGGCGTGCGGCACCAGCCCGCTGTTCGAACTGGTCGAGGATTGCTTTCGCAGGACATTCGGGGTGGCGGGGCAGTGCGAGCGATCCTGTATGTGGGTCAGAAAGTTCACGATCATTTTGAAGGTCTCCGTCTTGCCCGACCCACTCTCGCCGGTGAGCAGTATGCACTGGTCCTCGCTCTGATCCTTAAGCGACTGGTAGGCCAGATTTGTGAGACCATAGCTAGGGTGATTGGCAAACATATTATGAAGTGGCGATGGTGCAGACCGCTCGATAATACTTACATGTGGGGCGGCAGCTGGAAGATGCCCTTGTCGCCATAGTTGCGGACATTGTACAGCGAGTGCTCGGATATGTGATGATATGGATTCAGAGCCACAACAGAAGTTCCAATGTAGGTCTGCAAAGTGGAATTTACATATAGGATTGTATGGCAATGTGGGCAATGTAGGACTTACATATATGTGATCGCGCTTGTAACGCTGGTGGATGTTGTTTATGAAGCTATCCTCGGACAGGTTCTCCAGCAGCACCGAGTCCCAGGTGCCGATTTCCTGCTCCATCGCGATTTCCTGCTCCAATTACAACAACATGCACATGCACGGCAGTAGTGacaacaacggcaacggcCAAAATCGAGCTCagcatttgaatttgaatacATCAACTGCAAACGGGGCCAAAACGAGAACGGTGGGTTGGGGAAAGGGGAGGGGGGTTGTTAATGGCTCCAAGAATTGCATAATTTATCGCGGGCCTGCTTGCATCTGGGCGAATCCGTGTTTTGATTTTGTGATTCAATTATTGATTTTCATGTGCTGGCGAGCAACAGCCTCGAGCTCGTGTTCACGCAGATATATCACGCGGATGCAGTCCGGGTTTCTATATCCTTAATTGCACGAATACCAACTGTTTTCTTCGAGCTCCGGATTTGCGAAAATTTGGCTGTACTCGCCACGATTTGCAcattttgtttaccttttcAGAAAAGACATTTTGCATCCAATGGGTACTAGTGGTGGCCCAGACATCGATAACAGAATCGATGTGGATTCTTGGCGAGCTATCGATTCGTATACCCTAGCAAAgagtattttgattttctatCAGTTTGTGAATATTGTTTATATGTAAATTGTAGGTTAGCTAAAGCTACTTGAAGTTTAACTACCTCTACAAAATCAATACAAtaatatgaatttataaatttgtacgATTTcagttctttaaaataaagacaatttttaGCTAATGATGactttatataaaatgttactTATTTGCAGGGTATCAGCAGCTCGACATGCGCAGTAAACAACTATTTGTTGTCATCGACGGGGCTTGCATCGCTATTATTTCAGATAGAGCAGACCATGAACACCGACGAACGAAACTTTCGATCCAGCTACTATGAAAAGTGCCTGATCAACAGCGTGGAAGAGAAGAAGTCGCTAAACAAACTCCTCCAGGATGACGTCCGTAACCTGAACAAGCTAAAGCAGTTCTGCATGAACTACACAGTGCCCAACATCCACAGGAGCTATCTATGGGCTCTCGTCATGGGCATTCAGCCGCTCCACAAGGCGTCTACGGCGTACATTCGCGACCAGAGGCGCGAGATGTACGAGGATCTGCTGCGGGCAGTGACTGTGCTTCGGTGTGCCGACCAGAAGGAGAAGGAACTGGTGATGCACACCATGTGGCTGCTGGAGTCCAATCGACTGTGGCACGGCAATGCAGGTGCCAGTCTGCAAGCGGACGACACACA
This genomic window from Drosophila gunungcola strain Sukarami chromosome 3R, Dgunungcola_SK_2, whole genome shotgun sequence contains:
- the LOC128252834 gene encoding uncharacterized protein LOC128252834, producing MTSTLLPGNIVYGGPVTEREAQDYRSLGQYILDKYKSFGEQSVLVDAVNGVEYSASFMHKSIVRLAYILQKLGVKQNDVIGLSSENSVNFALAMFAGFAVGATVAPLNVTYSDREVDHAINLSKPKIIFASKITIDRVAKAASKNKFVKGIISFGGSSKKFKNIYALNELMDNDKFKTQPDFLSPVANKEQDVTLIVCSSGTTGLPKGVQLTQMNLLATLDSQIQPTQIPMEEVTLLTVIPWFHAFGCLTLITTACRGARLVYLPKFEENLFLAAIEKYRVMMAFMVPPLMVFLAKHPIVDKYDLSSLMVLLCGAAPLSRETEDQIKERIGVPFIRQGYGLSESTLSVLVQNDEFCKPGSVGVLKVGIYAKVIDPDTGKLLGAKERGELCFKGDGIMKGYIGDTNSTQTAIKDGWLHTGDIGYYDEEFEFFIVDRIKELIKYKGYQVPPAEIEALLLTNEKIKDAAVIGKPDEEAGELPLAFVVKQANVQLTENEVIQFVNDNASPAKRLRGGVIFVDEIPKNPSGKILRRILRDMLKKPKSKL
- the LOC128252832 gene encoding unconventional myosin-Ia isoform X2 yields the protein MEQEIGTWDSVLLENLSEDSFINNIHQRYKRDHIYTYIGTSVVALNPYHHISEHSLYNVRNYGDKGIFQLPPHIYGLTNLAYQSLKDQSEDQCILLTGESGSGKTETFKMIVNFLTHIQDRSHCPATPNVLRKQSSTSSNSGLVPHAHRRASSSCSGTANFIICKNRAENPPATISRRQSPSPGPSQRSRTRAESIERQSRRHMREKIVDFDFSHHKSSENISSLLESHAHHLHPTKSCFKHQQTQVGACTALPAAAKGSPKYAVPSVYGGCRQCGHSKCVRAQSLEKEERDELRGSTCRLSTIASTTAAHPAHPHRGSCSNLIRQHSTESQPERERDRDRSSLMGSTQRISLYDAHKLSKVLGDLPPPPPSSVSPTPSASSSLHRRHKSPTQRMRECVTCADVFLEAMGNACTLKNNNSSRYGKLFDIEIDFKGDPMGVHITHYMLEKTRITDTVIGERNFHIFYQLLLGADLQLLKALKLYRNVEKYELLRNTTAMEEDRMNFHYTKRSLDVLGLSCEESNSIFRVIAVVLKLGNFIFVPITNIDGTEGCQVSNVYEVQETAQLLNIEAQILINCLTRANSSNSAQEDVGCEMDARQAATNRNTLCRTLYSRLFTWLVNKINESLKSTQREKNLALLDFYGFEVLEHNSFEQFAINYSAEKIHQNFVFHVLRSEQELYIREGLEWSRIDYFDNESICELIDKPSYGILSLINESHLNSNEALLLRVQQCCAGHPNFMTTGSNSMCFQIRHFASVVNYSIHRFLEKNSDMLPKYISAGFYQSKLSLVQSLFPEGNPRRQATKKPSTLSSNIRTQLQTLLAIAKHRRSHYVFCIKPNEGKQPHQFDMALVQHQVRYMSLMPLVHLCRTGHCFHLLHVKFFHRYKLLNSLTWPHFHGGSQVEGIALIIRNLPLPSAEFTIGTKNVFVRSPRTVFELEQFRRLRISELAVLIQKMFRMYHARKRFQRMRRSQMIISSAWRTWRAREEYRSLKYKRQVKWAIEVIGRYYRQWKIQQFLLTIPLRLPPNTLSPLSSEWPAAPVFLADASRQLRSIYHRWKCYVYRNSFDQTARNRMREKVTASIIFKDRKASYARSVGHPFVGDYVRLRHNQQWKKICAETNDQYVVFADIINKIARSSGKFVPILLVLSTSSLLLLDQRTLQIKYRVPASEIYRMSLSPYLDDIAVFHVKASEFGRKKGDFVFQTGHVIEIVTKMFLVIQNATGKPPEIHISTEFEANFGQQTVIFSFKYGGMSDLAQGPPKVTRKANRMEIIV
- the LOC128252832 gene encoding unconventional myosin-Ia isoform X1 yields the protein MEQEIGTWDSVLLENLSEDSFINNIHQRYKRDHIYTYIGTSVVALNPYHHISEHSLYNVRNYGDKGIFQLPPHIYGLTNLAYQSLKDQSEDQCILLTGESGSGKTETFKMIVNFLTHIQDRSHCPATPNVLRKQSSTSSNSGLVPHAHRRASSSCSGTANFIICKNRAENPPATISRRQSPSPGPSQRSRTRAESIERQSRRHMREKIVDFDFSHHKSSENISSLLESHAHHLHPTKSCFKHQQTQVGACTALPAAAKGSPKYAVPSVYGGCRQCGHSKCVRAQSLEKEERDELRGSTCRLSTIASTTAAHPAHPHRGSCSNLIRQHSTESQPERERDRDRSSLMGSTQRISLYDAHKLSKVLGDLPPPPPSSVSPTPSASSSLHRRHKSPTQRMRECVTCADVFLEAMGNACTLKNNNSSRYGKLFDIEIDFKGDPMGVHITHYMLEKTRITDTVIGERNFHIFYQLLLGADLQLLKALKLYRNVEKYELLRNTTAMEEDRMNFHYTKRSLDVLGLSCEESNSIFRVIAVVLKLGNFIFVPITNIDGTEGCQVSNVYEVQETAQLLNIEAQILINCLTRANSSNSAQEDVGCEMDARQAATNRNTLCRTLYSRLFTWLVNKINESLKSTQREKNLALLDFYGFEVLEHNSFEQFAINYSAEKIHQNFVFHVLRSEQELYIREGLEWSRIDYFDNESICELIDKPSYGILSLINESHLNSNEALLLRVQQCCAGHPNFMTTGSNSMCFQIRHFASVVNYSIHRFLEKNSDMLPKYISAGFYQSKLSLVQSLFPEGNPRRQATKKPSTLSSNIRTQLQTLLAIAKHRRSHYVFCIKPNEGKQPHQFDMALVQHQVRYMSLMPLVHLCRTGHCFHLLHVKFFHRYKLLNSLTWPHFHGGSQVEGIALIIRNLPLPSAEFTIGTKNVFVRSPRTVFELEQFRRLRISELAVLIQKMFRMYHARKRFQRMRRSQMIISSAWRTWRECRFGIPFTGRRHLWSLYRVAREEYRSLKYKRQVKWAIEVIGRYYRQWKIQQFLLTIPLRLPPNTLSPLSSEWPAAPVFLADASRQLRSIYHRWKCYVYRNSFDQTARNRMREKVTASIIFKDRKASYARSVGHPFVGDYVRLRHNQQWKKICAETNDQYVVFADIINKIARSSGKFVPILLVLSTSSLLLLDQRTLQIKYRVPASEIYRMSLSPYLDDIAVFHVKASEFGRKKGDFVFQTGHVIEIVTKMFLVIQNATGKPPEIHISTEFEANFGQQTVIFSFKYGGMSDLAQGPPKVTRKANRMEIIV